One window of Paenibacillus albicereus genomic DNA carries:
- a CDS encoding phage tail terminator family protein, whose amino-acid sequence MFRSSLDAIRRLLKETIPEVAITYVNTAPDGFEQPSFFVQLAAHSSEFLNLNYRQQRMTWQIVYFPRLARGGEPDAFDQLDVSDRLMGALQASPALSAPDGSCYSLAGIDGGPRDGEVYITVILEGQAARELPEYDKMQEVHLDQNGG is encoded by the coding sequence ATGTTTCGTAGCAGCCTGGATGCTATTCGGCGCTTGCTCAAGGAGACGATTCCAGAGGTCGCGATCACATACGTCAACACGGCGCCGGACGGCTTTGAACAGCCGTCTTTTTTCGTTCAACTCGCAGCGCATTCGTCCGAATTCCTAAATCTGAATTACCGGCAACAACGAATGACCTGGCAGATCGTCTACTTCCCCCGGCTGGCTCGCGGTGGTGAGCCGGATGCCTTTGATCAGCTCGACGTTTCCGATCGGCTGATGGGTGCGCTGCAGGCTTCGCCGGCACTTTCTGCCCCGGATGGTTCCTGTTACTCCTTAGCGGGCATTGACGGCGGACCAAGGGACGGCGAAGTCTACATCACTGTTATCCTGGAAGGCCAAGCGGCTCGGGAGCTTCCGGAGTACGACAAAATGCAAGAGGTCCATCTGGACCAGAATGGAGGATGA
- a CDS encoding HK97 gp10 family phage protein: MSFKIDGLDKLSKALGKAAKDKTRYDQLRYDVGKKHLDNCASEAPVSSGRLKASFKRELYKGQKEWILFVDPGETIEVGTKVWYAKMVEDGHRLIKVTRKKTKTGKIRRYKKDLGFVAGTHFTKRALERTNRDIPDMVDDFIGDLGREAGFDVS; the protein is encoded by the coding sequence ATGAGCTTCAAAATTGACGGTCTGGACAAACTCTCGAAGGCACTCGGCAAAGCAGCCAAGGACAAAACCCGTTATGACCAGCTGCGGTACGACGTCGGGAAAAAGCACCTTGATAACTGCGCCTCAGAAGCACCCGTCAGCTCGGGCCGGCTAAAGGCGTCGTTTAAACGCGAGCTCTACAAAGGACAAAAGGAATGGATCCTTTTCGTCGATCCTGGCGAGACGATCGAAGTTGGCACAAAGGTCTGGTATGCGAAGATGGTCGAGGACGGTCACAGGCTCATCAAGGTGACGCGCAAGAAGACGAAGACCGGCAAGATTCGCAGGTACAAAAAGGATCTCGGCTTCGTGGCCGGAACGCACTTTACCAAGCGGGCGCTCGAGCGAACTAATCGGGACATACCGGATATGGTCGACGATTTTATTGGAGACCTTGGCAGGGAGGCGGGCTTCGATGTTTCGTAG
- a CDS encoding DUF3599 family protein, whose product MGPGMLNQRCTVWRALPQKDEYNSPINGPNDYQRVSSHPCRLSRKSISAVRGEPQTEIAEVYMIYMPVAAEVQAGDLVKVHGAGEYRAGEPYRPNNHHTEVQIEREAPA is encoded by the coding sequence ATGGGGCCGGGAATGCTTAATCAGCGCTGCACGGTTTGGCGTGCGCTGCCGCAAAAGGACGAGTACAATTCGCCCATTAATGGTCCTAACGATTACCAGCGAGTCAGCTCCCATCCTTGTCGGCTGTCCCGCAAAAGTATTTCTGCTGTTCGTGGTGAGCCGCAGACAGAGATCGCGGAAGTCTACATGATCTACATGCCTGTTGCGGCCGAAGTCCAGGCGGGTGATCTTGTGAAGGTCCACGGAGCAGGTGAGTACCGTGCCGGTGAGCCATACCGTCCAAACAACCATCATACCGAAGTCCAAATAGAGAGGGAGGCGCCGGCATGA
- a CDS encoding phage head-tail connector protein, with amino-acid sequence MLTTLSKAKQQLLIMPEDSSADEQVALYLQAASEAVELYCRRSFELKERTELCSGLGSTMLPLRAYPVASILTVGEPEQLITNFVELEDGMLFRKEHWPRGIFNIPVRYTGGFVLPSDEPGGPEPTLPKSIELACLLLCKLLYSGEWGKVSERIGDYSVTYDKGIDGESPNLPRAVRGLLRSHVRRWR; translated from the coding sequence ATGCTTACGACCCTATCTAAGGCCAAACAGCAACTACTCATCATGCCAGAGGACTCAAGCGCGGACGAACAGGTCGCGCTTTACCTCCAGGCTGCGTCAGAGGCGGTAGAGTTATACTGCCGGCGCTCGTTCGAACTGAAGGAGCGAACAGAGCTTTGCAGCGGGCTTGGATCAACGATGCTTCCTCTTCGAGCCTATCCGGTGGCCTCAATCTTGACCGTTGGTGAACCGGAACAACTCATCACTAATTTTGTTGAACTGGAAGACGGCATGCTGTTCCGGAAGGAGCACTGGCCGCGTGGAATATTCAACATTCCTGTACGGTATACGGGCGGATTCGTGCTGCCGAGCGACGAGCCTGGCGGTCCTGAACCTACGTTGCCCAAATCAATCGAATTGGCCTGCCTGTTGCTCTGCAAGCTCCTGTATTCGGGAGAGTGGGGAAAAGTATCGGAGCGGATCGGCGACTACTCTGTGACTTACGATAAGGGGATTGACGGCGAGTCCCCGAACCTCCCACGGGCCGTACGTGGTTTACTGCGATCACATGTCAGGCGGTGGCGCTGA
- a CDS encoding phage major capsid protein has translation MKNQSKFRFPLNLQTFAEGAVESLAELLQARASVHDQQQAIVNKAKTEGRNLTDEEEAEYDRLDASFDDYSAKIEAAQKQEGRENKMAARTAVLNQTSGQPFRPAAVAGAPVQAKRLDNGGFQNLGEIIHAVRFGDSTGRLQNLPVGQGEGGGYGVPEAFRDQIMPKFQNQWSMGVDSEGGYAVPDQFIPDVLQIGASPSVVRPRATVIPAGDPPDSKVTMPALNQGTNGVYGGVQVQWIGEGADKPDTNASLAEVSLQPNEVAATTIVTDKLLRNWKAADSFIRGLLTKAMTAAEDIAFLTGNGTGKPTGVLGAAGGLVVKRATANKIQFIDILQMLASLLPESTSNSVFVANQSAMVMIASLKDDAGNSIFIRGDATRGLPSTLFGIPIVFTGKTPALGAKGDLMLVDLSYYLIKDGSGPFIAASEHVMFKQNKTVIKVFWNVDGKPWVVAPLTLENGVTKVSPYVILDIPAV, from the coding sequence ATGAAAAACCAGTCCAAATTCCGTTTCCCCCTGAATCTTCAGACGTTCGCCGAAGGTGCGGTCGAATCGCTTGCGGAGCTGCTGCAGGCTCGTGCTTCTGTCCATGACCAACAGCAAGCCATCGTGAACAAAGCTAAAACCGAGGGCCGGAACCTCACGGACGAAGAAGAGGCCGAGTACGATCGGCTGGATGCTTCGTTCGACGACTACTCCGCGAAAATCGAAGCGGCTCAGAAGCAAGAGGGGCGCGAGAACAAGATGGCTGCTCGTACTGCAGTGCTGAACCAGACGTCCGGGCAGCCTTTCCGTCCTGCGGCGGTGGCCGGCGCTCCGGTACAGGCGAAACGCCTCGACAACGGCGGCTTCCAAAACCTCGGCGAAATCATCCATGCAGTTCGTTTCGGAGATTCGACGGGCCGTCTGCAGAACCTGCCTGTAGGCCAGGGCGAGGGCGGCGGCTATGGGGTTCCGGAAGCGTTCCGCGACCAGATCATGCCAAAGTTCCAGAACCAGTGGTCGATGGGCGTCGATTCGGAAGGCGGCTACGCAGTGCCGGATCAATTCATTCCGGACGTGCTGCAGATCGGTGCTTCGCCGTCCGTGGTCCGTCCGCGCGCAACAGTCATCCCTGCAGGAGATCCGCCTGACTCCAAGGTCACGATGCCGGCCCTGAACCAAGGCACCAACGGCGTATATGGCGGCGTGCAGGTCCAATGGATCGGGGAAGGGGCCGACAAGCCGGACACGAATGCATCCCTGGCGGAGGTCTCCCTGCAGCCGAACGAGGTGGCGGCCACGACGATCGTCACCGACAAGCTGCTGCGGAACTGGAAGGCTGCCGACTCCTTCATCCGTGGCCTTCTCACGAAAGCCATGACGGCTGCTGAGGACATCGCCTTCTTGACCGGCAATGGCACGGGCAAGCCAACCGGCGTCCTGGGCGCTGCGGGTGGCCTGGTAGTCAAACGCGCGACGGCAAACAAGATCCAGTTCATCGACATCCTGCAGATGCTGGCATCGCTGCTGCCGGAGTCGACGTCCAACTCCGTTTTCGTGGCCAACCAATCGGCTATGGTGATGATCGCTTCCCTGAAGGACGATGCCGGCAACAGCATTTTCATCCGCGGCGACGCTACGCGCGGCCTGCCGTCTACCCTGTTCGGCATCCCAATCGTGTTCACGGGCAAGACGCCGGCTCTCGGTGCCAAAGGCGACCTGATGCTAGTCGATCTGTCCTATTACCTGATCAAAGACGGCAGCGGCCCGTTCATCGCCGCATCTGAGCACGTCATGTTTAAACAGAACAAGACGGTCATCAAGGTGTTCTGGAACGTCGATGGCAAACCGTGGGTCGTTGCGCCTCTGACGCTGGAAAACGGCGTCACGAAGGTCAGCCCTTACGTCATCCTGGACATCCCGGCAGTCTAG
- a CDS encoding head maturation protease, ClpP-related encodes MKRFWNFKASADGDNVELRIEGEIVSDDDAWIYEWFGIPVANPSAFKEELSAYKGKDITVWIDSWGGDVFAAAGMYNALKEHKGKVVVKIDGKAASAGSVIAMAGDEVYMSPVSILMIHNPWSGTRGEAKDMRHMADVLDEVKQTLVNAYQMKTGLSANKISRLMDEETWMSAKKAVAEGFANGILYTDEAVPADADPAVQDSFMFSRLAIQNSVSQAMDRFAEQYNRIKPPKQETPAPEANMTTESTTPERAPSAPLSLFEKQLALKGRVLNR; translated from the coding sequence GTGAAACGGTTCTGGAACTTTAAAGCTTCTGCCGACGGCGACAATGTTGAGCTGCGCATTGAGGGCGAGATCGTCAGCGATGACGATGCATGGATTTACGAATGGTTCGGCATACCCGTCGCCAATCCGAGCGCCTTCAAAGAGGAGCTCTCCGCATACAAAGGCAAGGACATCACGGTTTGGATCGACAGTTGGGGCGGCGACGTCTTTGCCGCGGCAGGGATGTACAACGCCTTGAAGGAGCACAAGGGGAAAGTCGTGGTCAAGATCGACGGCAAGGCGGCATCCGCGGGCTCCGTGATCGCCATGGCCGGCGATGAAGTCTACATGTCCCCGGTGAGCATCCTGATGATCCATAACCCTTGGAGCGGCACGCGCGGGGAAGCCAAGGACATGCGCCATATGGCCGACGTCTTGGATGAGGTCAAGCAAACGCTCGTCAATGCGTACCAGATGAAAACGGGTCTGAGCGCAAACAAGATTTCGAGGCTGATGGATGAAGAAACCTGGATGAGCGCCAAGAAGGCAGTAGCCGAGGGATTCGCCAATGGCATCCTCTATACCGATGAAGCGGTGCCTGCTGATGCGGATCCGGCAGTCCAAGATTCGTTCATGTTCAGCAGGCTGGCCATTCAGAACAGCGTCAGCCAGGCCATGGATCGCTTTGCCGAACAGTACAATCGGATCAAGCCTCCGAAGCAAGAGACGCCCGCCCCTGAAGCCAACATGACAACCGAATCAACCACACCTGAGCGGGCGCCAAGCGCACCGCTTTCTTTGTTTGAAAAACAACTCGCTTTGAAAGGGAGAGTGCTCAATCGATGA